The Sphingomonas sp. NBWT7 nucleotide sequence ATCGCCACCATGTGGGGCGGGTCGCTGTCGTTTAAGACGCCGATGACGTGGGCGATCGGGTTCATCTTCATGTTCACCGTGGGCGGCGTGACGGGCGTCGTGCTCGCCAACGGCGGCGTCGACGATTACATGCACGACACCTATTACGTGGTGGCGCACTTCCACTACGTGCTGTCGCTCGGCGCGGTGTTCGCGCTGTTCGCCGGCTTCTACTATTGGTTCCCGAAGATGTCGGGTAAGATGTACAGCGAGCTGCTCGGCCAGCTGCACTTCTGGGTGTTCTTCATCGGCGTGAACATCCTGTTCTTCCCGATGCATTTTCTCGGCCTGCAGGGCATGCCGCGGCGCTACCCGGACTATCCCGATGCCTATGCGCAGTGGAACGGCGTCGCGACGCTCGGCTACGAGATCATGGCCGCGGGCATGGCGATCTTCTTCGTCAACATCATCTGGTCGCTGATCGCGGGCAAGAAGGCGCCTGACAATCCGTGGGGCGAAGGCGCGACGACGCTGGAGTGGACGCTGTCCTCGCCGCCGCCGTTCCACCAGTTCGAGACGCTGCCGGTGATCGAGGATTCGAAGCACTGAGCCGGACCGACCGGACGTGAAACGAAGCGCCCCGCCAGGAAACTGGCGGGGCATTTTCGTTTAACGGGACCGCGAGGTGCGCCGGTCGCGCTGGCGCCCCGCTAGAGCCGCAGGAACAGCGTCAGCGAGGCGATGTGCGCCATGTCGGTGCGGCTGCCGGCGCCGTTGCGCAGCTGGTTGAGATAACCGGCCTCGATCGTCGACCTGCCCGCGAGCGGAATCTCCAGCCCGGCGAAGCTGCGCAGTTGATCGAACCCCTTGGTGCCGCCCCATTCGGCGCGGGTGAGGCCGACGAACGCCTCAGCCGATCCCATCAGCGCGACGCGGCGGCTGCCGGCGTGCAGCGGATATTCGAGCCGCACCATCTGCCGTGCGCGCAGCGACATGCCGTCGCCGTCGTTGCGCCAGCGCTGCTCGAGCCGGGTGCGCGACTGGACCTCGAGCTTGCCGATCTTGCCGACGTTCCACGTCGCCTGCTGGAACAGGCGATCCTCTTGCCGGTCGCGCCCGCCGTCGACCGGTTCGACGACGCGCGCATAGCCCTGGTAGACCGTCAGCGCCTTCGACACTTGCCAGCCGATCGCGGGGCGCAGCAGCAGCGCGGAGAGGCGCGAGGCGCCGTCGGTGATGCGCGGCTGCACCTCCGCGAAGAAGACCAACCGGTCCGCGA carries:
- a CDS encoding DUF2490 domain-containing protein, with the translated sequence MRSMMFSALGMCLFPVLAVPAAAQTVHDEGVWINATVMGPIADRLVFFAEVQPRITDGASRLSALLLRPAIGWQVSKALTVYQGYARVVEPVDGGRDRQEDRLFQQATWNVGKIGKLEVQSRTRLEQRWRNDGDGMSLRARQMVRLEYPLHAGSRRVALMGSAEAFVGLTRAEWGGTKGFDQLRSFAGLEIPLAGRSTIEAGYLNQLRNGAGSRTDMAHIASLTLFLRL